A genomic window from Eleginops maclovinus isolate JMC-PN-2008 ecotype Puerto Natales chromosome 9, JC_Emac_rtc_rv5, whole genome shotgun sequence includes:
- the hsd11b1la gene encoding hydroxysteroid 11-beta-dehydrogenase 1-like protein, with translation MRTLTKIILASICVAFLAVKWTSPSFNKESLKGARVLVTGSSTGIGEQMAYHYASFGAQIVITARREKVLQQVAEKCLSLGAQKALYIAADMASESDPDKVVDFALEKLGGLDYLVLNHIGPSPFSMWGGDVEHTRWLMKVNFFSYIQMAWKALPSIEQSKGSLVVVSSLLGKMPSPFVAPYTSTKFALNGFFGALQHELAMKKSNVSISICTLGLIDTEAAMEKVKGVTSVPAYPATDAAMNIIITGATRQSELFYPWFTYIVSLSKEIFPTITGYIMRNSYTYKP, from the exons AATCTCTCAAAGGTGCCAGGGTATTAGTGACTGGGTCCAGTACGGGTATTGGAGAACAAATGGCATATCACTATGCCAGCTTTGGTGCTCAGATAGTAATTACAGCAAGGAGGGAGAAAGTGTTACAGCAG GTGGCAGAGAAGTGTCTGAGTTTAGGAGCCCAGAAAGCTCTGTACATAGCCGCAGACATGGCCAGTGAGTCAGACCCAGACAAAGTTGTAGATTTTGCACTTGAAAAGCTCGGAGGGCTGGATTACCTGGTTCTCAACCACATTGGCCCGAGCCCCTTCAGCATGTGGGGGGGAGACGTCGAGCACACCAGGTGGCTGATGAAG gTAAATTTCTTCAGCTACATTCAGATGGCCTGGAAAGCTTTGCCCTCCATTGAACAAAGTAAAGGATCACTGGTGGTTGTTTCATCGCTTTTAG GTAAAATGCCCAGTCCCTTCGTGGCACCGTATACCTCAACAAAATTTGCCTTGAATGGTTTCTTCGGGGCTCTTCAGCACGAGCTGGCTATGAAGAAGAGCAACGTGTCTATCTCTATATGCACACTGGGGCTAATTGATACTGAAGCAGCTATGGAGAAAGTCAA GGGAGTCACCAGTGTTCCAGCCTACCCTGCCACAGACGCAGCCATGAACATCATCATTACCGGAGCAACGCGACAGTCTGAGCTCTTCTACCCCTGGTTCACCTACATCGTGTCTTTGAGCAAAGAGATATTCCCGACCATCACAGGCTACATAATGCGGAACTCCTACACCTACAAACCATGA